The following coding sequences are from one Beggiatoa alba B18LD window:
- the dtd gene encoding D-aminoacyl-tRNA deacylase, protein MIGLLQRVTQASVSVNQAIVGQINTGLLVLLGVEKTDTTAQADRLLERLLTYRVFADADGKMNISLRDINGGLLIVPQFTLPADTRKGTRPSFSTAAPPVLGSELFHYFCQQAQQQHPTVACGVFGADMQVALINDGPVTFWLQV, encoded by the coding sequence ATGATAGGGCTATTACAACGGGTTACACAAGCCAGCGTGTCAGTCAATCAAGCCATTGTTGGACAAATTAATACAGGTTTATTGGTTTTATTAGGCGTAGAAAAAACCGATACGACTGCACAAGCCGACCGATTGTTAGAACGATTATTAACATATCGTGTATTTGCTGATGCTGATGGCAAAATGAATATTAGCCTGCGCGACATCAACGGCGGTTTACTAATCGTGCCTCAATTTACCTTGCCCGCTGATACACGCAAAGGCACACGCCCCAGCTTTAGCACTGCCGCTCCACCTGTTTTAGGGTCAGAATTATTCCACTATTTTTGTCAACAAGCACAACAACAACATCCAACTGTTGCCTGTGGCGTATTTGGGGCTGATATGCAAGTCGCCTTAATCAATGATGGCCCTGTGACTTTTTGGCTACAGGTTTAA
- the smpB gene encoding SsrA-binding protein SmpB → MTKKNKTETGTICLNKKAGFDFFLLDRYESGLVLQGWEVKSLRAGKVQIKDSYILVKDREAFLFGALITPLQSASTHIFPESQRTRKLLLNRGELNKLIGSVERKGLAIVPTAMYWKNGRVKLEIALAKGKKEFDKRETEKARDWNREKERLFKK, encoded by the coding sequence ATGACTAAAAAAAATAAAACTGAGACGGGAACGATTTGTTTAAATAAAAAAGCGGGTTTCGACTTTTTTTTACTCGACCGTTATGAATCTGGACTCGTACTACAAGGCTGGGAAGTCAAAAGTTTACGCGCGGGCAAGGTGCAGATTAAAGACTCTTATATCTTAGTGAAAGACCGCGAAGCCTTTTTATTTGGCGCGTTGATTACACCGTTACAATCCGCTTCTACCCATATTTTTCCTGAATCTCAACGCACTCGTAAACTGTTATTAAATCGCGGGGAATTGAACAAATTAATAGGCTCTGTCGAGCGTAAAGGTCTAGCAATTGTACCGACTGCCATGTATTGGAAAAATGGGCGAGTTAAATTAGAAATTGCCCTTGCAAAAGGCAAAAAAGAATTTGATAAACGAGAAACTGAGAAAGCACGCGATTGGAATCGGGAAAAAGAGCGATTATTTAAAAAATGA
- a CDS encoding peptidylprolyl isomerase, translating to MKAVVLAGCLFSLGYWNVVQAAETSAPATGTNKPLATINGQAITQQMLADYKAFRQKYAGEEESPTSDEALLEELVSRELLVADALKNGVDKSPEFLNQLEAMRKNLLVGLTLERYLATHPLEDATLKADYEEKIKLAQGNFPQEFNVSHILVDSQEVAKALINELNAGKPFDELAKANSKDTITGEKGGELGWITPQQVTASFAEAMGKIEKGFFSQQAVQSEFGWHIIKINDKRPISIPPFDSVKEKVRKAMQAEQKQAYIEELRIKNPVEILLAPNAGTEQTAPTQDATK from the coding sequence ATGAAAGCAGTTGTACTAGCAGGATGTTTGTTTAGTTTAGGTTATTGGAACGTGGTACAAGCCGCAGAGACAAGCGCGCCAGCCACAGGGACAAATAAACCCCTTGCGACGATTAATGGGCAAGCCATCACACAACAAATGTTAGCGGATTACAAAGCATTTCGACAAAAATATGCGGGTGAAGAAGAATCCCCAACATCTGATGAGGCGTTATTAGAAGAGTTAGTCAGCCGTGAATTATTAGTCGCTGACGCGCTAAAAAATGGGGTGGATAAATCCCCTGAATTTTTGAACCAGTTAGAAGCCATGCGTAAAAATTTACTGGTAGGTCTTACGCTTGAACGCTATTTAGCCACGCATCCGTTAGAGGATGCTACCTTAAAAGCTGATTACGAAGAAAAAATTAAACTAGCACAAGGTAATTTTCCGCAAGAGTTTAATGTCAGTCATATTCTGGTTGATAGCCAAGAGGTAGCAAAAGCCTTAATTAACGAATTAAACGCTGGTAAACCCTTTGACGAATTAGCGAAAGCGAATTCTAAAGATACGATTACAGGCGAAAAAGGGGGCGAATTAGGCTGGATTACCCCTCAACAAGTGACTGCCAGTTTTGCCGAAGCGATGGGAAAAATCGAAAAAGGGTTTTTCAGCCAGCAAGCTGTTCAAAGCGAATTCGGCTGGCATATCATTAAAATCAATGATAAACGCCCTATTAGTATTCCGCCTTTTGACAGTGTGAAAGAAAAAGTCCGTAAAGCCATGCAAGCCGAGCAGAAACAAGCCTATATTGAAGAACTACGGATTAAAAACCCAGTAGAAATATTGCTTGCTCCCAATGCGGGCACAGAACAAACAGCCCCCACTCAAGATGCAACCAAGTAG
- a CDS encoding BolA family protein has protein sequence MSNRVERIKARLQATIKPVHLELLDESYKHAGHAGARQGGGHFDLLIVSPVFVGQNSMQRHRMIYTALSDFIPADIHALSIKAYTPEEYPVN, from the coding sequence ATGTCAAATCGGGTAGAACGGATAAAGGCGCGGTTACAAGCAACTATAAAACCTGTACATCTTGAATTATTAGATGAAAGTTATAAACATGCAGGACATGCAGGTGCGCGTCAAGGGGGGGGACATTTTGATTTACTCATCGTCAGTCCCGTGTTTGTTGGACAAAACTCGATGCAACGACATCGTATGATTTATACCGCGTTAAGCGATTTTATCCCCGCTGACATTCATGCCTTAAGCATTAAGGCTTATACCCCTGAAGAATATCCTGTGAATTAG
- a CDS encoding YciI family protein, with protein sequence MLYAIFCEDAPDSLEMRLKVRPAHLQRLEVLKSQGRLVLAGPHPAIDANDPGAAGFTGSLIVAEFASLADAYAWAEQDPYKEAGVYAKINIKPFKKVFP encoded by the coding sequence ATGTTATATGCAATTTTTTGTGAAGATGCACCTGATTCATTAGAAATGCGTTTAAAAGTGCGTCCTGCTCATTTACAACGCTTAGAAGTTCTAAAAAGCCAAGGACGTTTAGTCTTAGCAGGACCACATCCTGCGATTGATGCAAATGACCCTGGTGCGGCGGGTTTTACGGGTAGTTTAATCGTTGCAGAATTTGCTTCACTGGCAGATGCTTACGCTTGGGCAGAACAAGACCCTTATAAAGAAGCAGGCGTTTATGCCAAGATTAACATTAAGCCGTTTAAAAAGGTTTTTCCCTAA
- a CDS encoding glutathione S-transferase family protein → MMKFYFTPGSCSTGIHILLEEIGLVFEAYVVNLLAGDHQKPDFLAMNPKATIPVLVLDDGQVLTEFPAIAYWLARTYPKAKLLPTELAAEVQAIEVISYVVGTVHGQGFTRIFTTERFTPNVADYGIVKARGHEIVKECFTVLNEQLAGKKYVLGDNFSIADAALFYVEFWAVRINIELPEHCLAHYQQMLSRPVVQQVLREEGYRY, encoded by the coding sequence ATGATGAAATTTTATTTTACGCCAGGTTCTTGTTCGACAGGGATTCATATTTTATTAGAAGAAATTGGATTAGTTTTTGAAGCATATGTCGTAAATTTATTAGCGGGTGACCATCAAAAACCTGATTTTTTAGCCATGAATCCCAAGGCGACGATTCCCGTTTTAGTCTTGGATGATGGACAAGTATTAACCGAATTTCCCGCCATTGCTTACTGGTTAGCGCGGACTTATCCAAAAGCGAAGTTATTACCGACAGAATTAGCAGCAGAAGTACAAGCCATTGAAGTAATAAGTTATGTTGTGGGTACTGTCCATGGTCAAGGCTTTACCCGTATTTTTACCACAGAACGCTTCACCCCGAATGTTGCTGACTATGGGATTGTTAAAGCGCGTGGGCATGAGATTGTAAAAGAATGCTTTACCGTGCTGAATGAACAATTAGCAGGCAAAAAATACGTTTTAGGGGATAATTTCTCTATTGCAGATGCAGCATTGTTTTATGTTGAATTCTGGGCTGTACGCATTAATATTGAATTACCTGAACATTGTCTTGCACATTATCAGCAAATGTTATCGCGCCCTGTGGTACAACAGGTATTAAGAGAAGAAGGTTATCGTTATTAA
- a CDS encoding tetratricopeptide repeat protein, producing the protein MFSRFGPSKKSAQRALQKGLQNGDLQPALQIYTRLVEKNPNDCENLHDLGYVLLEMGRTEEAIGYFMQANRIKEHTLHWNQLGRAYQCLQNYSEALAAYKKAMQLDQKDPRPWYNTTLCLREMGQEERAIEELIKLLLTHPSHAGANNELAIHYQKQGKIDLALRLFRTALKTNPNYFPSHLNLIRLLCEIGQFSEARPHLEYIAKYGAYVNVVAQDGKLQIFVDGGLFFSGQYEE; encoded by the coding sequence ATGTTTTCCCGCTTTGGTCCTAGCAAAAAATCGGCACAGCGCGCCCTTCAGAAGGGTCTGCAAAACGGCGATTTACAACCCGCTTTGCAGATATATACTCGACTCGTAGAAAAAAATCCCAATGACTGCGAAAACTTGCATGATCTGGGCTATGTTTTGCTGGAAATGGGTAGAACAGAAGAAGCCATTGGCTATTTTATGCAAGCAAATCGGATCAAAGAACATACATTGCATTGGAACCAACTTGGGCGGGCGTATCAATGTTTACAAAATTATTCGGAAGCACTGGCTGCTTACAAAAAGGCCATGCAACTTGATCAAAAAGACCCACGACCTTGGTATAACACAACGCTCTGTTTAAGAGAGATGGGACAAGAGGAACGTGCGATAGAAGAACTAATCAAGTTATTACTCACGCATCCGTCACATGCGGGTGCTAACAATGAATTAGCTATACATTACCAGAAACAAGGAAAAATTGATTTGGCTCTGCGCTTGTTTAGAACCGCATTAAAAACTAACCCAAACTATTTTCCAAGTCACTTGAATTTGATTCGTCTATTGTGCGAAATCGGTCAGTTTTCAGAAGCACGCCCTCATTTAGAATACATAGCAAAGTATGGTGCTTATGTTAATGTCGTGGCGCAAGACGGCAAGCTACAAATATTCGTTGATGGCGGATTATTCTTTTCAGGTCAATATGAAGAGTAA
- the rsxA gene encoding electron transport complex subunit RsxA, with translation MTDYLLIFISTVLVNNFVLVKFLGLCPFMSVSSKLETAVGMGLATTFVLTLSAVCSYLVDVFLLTPLDLTFLRTITFIVVIAVVVQFTEMVIHKTSPLLYQSLGIFLPLITTNCAVLGVALLNVQTQHNFLQSTVYGFGAAIGFSLVLVLFAAVRERVTVADVPTLFKGAPIALITAGIMSMAFMGFAGLVKG, from the coding sequence ATGACAGATTATTTATTGATTTTTATCAGCACAGTTTTAGTCAATAACTTTGTGCTTGTGAAGTTTTTAGGACTTTGTCCTTTTATGAGTGTTTCTAGTAAGTTAGAAACAGCTGTCGGAATGGGTTTAGCCACAACGTTTGTGCTTACCTTATCTGCTGTGTGTAGCTATCTGGTTGATGTATTTCTACTAACCCCTTTAGATTTGACTTTTTTACGTACCATTACATTTATTGTGGTTATTGCCGTTGTTGTGCAATTTACAGAAATGGTTATTCATAAAACCAGCCCGTTGTTATATCAATCGCTTGGGATATTTTTACCGTTAATTACAACAAATTGTGCTGTATTAGGTGTTGCCCTGCTCAATGTGCAAACCCAACATAATTTTTTACAATCGACAGTTTATGGCTTTGGGGCGGCTATTGGTTTTTCACTGGTGCTTGTTCTCTTTGCAGCGGTGCGGGAGCGGGTTACGGTTGCAGATGTGCCGACATTGTTTAAAGGCGCACCGATTGCGCTGATTACCGCTGGTATTATGTCTATGGCATTTATGGGATTTGCAGGGTTGGTAAAAGGATGA
- the rsxB gene encoding electron transport complex subunit RsxB — MSVLLAVLLMAGLTLVFGLILGIAAVKFKVEGNPIVEEINAILPQQQCGKCGFPGCHPYAEAIANGSAEINLCPPGGESGMLAIAHLLDREPKPLSEEHHVEKPKAVAVIDEQTCIGCTLCIQACPVDAILGSAKHMHTIIASECTGCELCIAPCPVDCIRMSPIQPTTQTWKYPYPVFRFKVEELPQHRMETAL, encoded by the coding sequence ATGAGTGTTTTATTAGCTGTTTTACTCATGGCGGGATTAACGCTGGTTTTTGGACTGATTTTAGGGATTGCTGCTGTTAAATTTAAAGTAGAAGGAAATCCCATTGTTGAGGAAATCAATGCAATTTTACCGCAACAACAATGCGGTAAATGTGGTTTCCCAGGGTGTCATCCCTACGCGGAAGCGATAGCAAACGGTAGCGCGGAGATTAATTTGTGTCCTCCAGGGGGCGAAAGTGGCATGTTAGCGATTGCTCACTTATTAGACCGTGAGCCAAAACCGTTAAGCGAAGAGCACCACGTTGAAAAGCCTAAAGCAGTTGCTGTGATTGACGAACAAACTTGTATCGGTTGTACACTTTGCATTCAAGCCTGCCCCGTTGATGCGATTTTAGGGAGCGCAAAACACATGCACACTATTATTGCATCAGAATGCACAGGTTGCGAATTATGTATTGCCCCTTGCCCCGTCGATTGTATTCGTATGTCTCCCATTCAGCCCACGACACAAACGTGGAAATATCCCTATCCTGTTTTCCGCTTCAAGGTTGAAGAACTCCCGCAACATCGGATGGAAACCGCATTATGA
- the rsxC gene encoding electron transport complex subunit RsxC, translating to MISALWHFRGGIKTAGHKTLSSESPIIPATIPRYLVLPLLQHIGIPTEPVVHVGQQVLKGQIIGRCCHSEDYENLFSAPVHASSSGTVVAIEARAVPHPSGLQAPCVIIETDGKDEAIDATPLTDYAQLDPALVRRHIAQAGIVGLGGAGFPSHLKLKPQGIDTLILNGAECEPYITCDDRLMRERPADVIGGAQILRHVLGGAKRCIIAVEDNKPAAFETLQQVAQGTDIEIIKIPSLYPTGGERQLIKVLTNKAVGRSQLPAHVGIVVHNVETARAVYQAVTYGKPLISRIVTVTGNGISHPKNLEVRFGTLMRDLLAQCGVKTDIRRLIMGGSMMGFTLPTDELPIIKTTNCLIASCADDILQPAQPLPCIRCGACANACPVNLLPQQLYWHAKAKAFDKARDLHLFDCIECGCCSYVCPSHIPLVDYYRYAKTEIREADQEKRKADNARQRHEFRVSRLEREKAAKAAKHQQKKVLPDKVEEANSDDAQASKQAVIAAALERAKAKQTNSTLNNNNDPQTL from the coding sequence ATGATTTCGGCACTTTGGCATTTTCGTGGTGGCATTAAAACTGCTGGACACAAAACCCTATCCAGCGAATCCCCCATTATTCCCGCTACCATTCCGCGTTACTTAGTGTTGCCCCTGTTACAACATATCGGTATCCCGACAGAACCAGTCGTTCATGTAGGGCAACAGGTGTTAAAAGGGCAAATTATTGGGCGTTGTTGTCACAGCGAGGACTACGAAAACCTATTTAGCGCGCCTGTACACGCCAGCAGTTCAGGCACTGTGGTTGCCATTGAAGCCCGCGCTGTCCCTCACCCTTCAGGTTTACAAGCCCCTTGTGTCATCATTGAAACCGATGGTAAAGATGAGGCTATCGACGCAACACCTTTAACGGACTATGCCCAATTAGACCCCGCGTTAGTACGGCGACACATTGCCCAAGCGGGCATTGTCGGACTCGGTGGCGCAGGCTTTCCCTCACACCTTAAATTAAAACCGCAAGGCATAGACACCCTGATTTTAAACGGGGCTGAATGCGAGCCCTATATCACGTGCGATGACCGCTTAATGCGCGAACGTCCTGCGGATGTTATTGGCGGAGCGCAAATCTTACGGCACGTTTTAGGCGGTGCTAAACGCTGTATTATCGCCGTAGAAGATAATAAACCCGCTGCTTTTGAAACCTTACAACAAGTTGCACAAGGGACAGATATTGAAATTATCAAAATTCCCTCGCTCTACCCCACAGGCGGAGAACGGCAACTGATTAAAGTATTAACCAATAAAGCAGTAGGACGTAGCCAACTCCCTGCGCATGTCGGCATAGTGGTTCACAATGTCGAAACCGCCCGCGCTGTTTATCAAGCTGTTACCTATGGCAAGCCGTTAATTTCTCGGATTGTCACCGTTACAGGCAATGGCATCAGCCACCCCAAAAATTTAGAAGTCCGTTTCGGTACACTCATGCGCGACTTACTCGCACAATGTGGGGTTAAAACCGATATTCGTCGCCTGATTATGGGCGGTAGCATGATGGGCTTTACCTTACCAACTGATGAATTACCCATCATCAAAACCACCAATTGCCTCATCGCCTCCTGCGCTGACGACATTCTACAACCTGCGCAACCACTCCCCTGCATTCGCTGTGGCGCGTGTGCTAACGCCTGCCCTGTCAACCTATTACCACAACAACTCTATTGGCACGCCAAAGCCAAAGCCTTCGACAAAGCCCGTGATTTACATCTTTTTGACTGCATCGAATGCGGATGTTGTAGCTACGTTTGCCCTAGCCATATTCCGCTAGTGGACTATTACCGCTATGCAAAAACCGAAATTCGTGAAGCCGACCAAGAAAAACGCAAAGCCGACAACGCCCGACAACGTCATGAATTCCGTGTAAGCCGTTTAGAACGCGAAAAAGCCGCCAAAGCTGCTAAACATCAACAGAAAAAAGTGCTACCCGATAAAGTCGAAGAAGCCAACAGCGACGATGCCCAAGCCTCAAAACAAGCGGTGATTGCCGCCGCTCTTGAACGTGCGAAAGCAAAACAAACCAATAGCACGCTCAATAACAATAACGACCCGCAAACGCTTTAA
- the rsxD gene encoding electron transport complex subunit RsxD — MNFIQQSAPYAHAPTHVSQIMRQVLYALLPAISIYVWFFGWGIVINLFIASLTAITVESLMLWLRGYPLRLFLNDSSALVMAWLLAFALPPFTIWWMTILGVAFGLIFAKHIYGGLGNNPFNPAMVGYALLLISFPADMSRWPSVNALLEHYPTFTDSLSLSFYGQSLSGFTVDAITGATPLDTMRIGLGQLRSVTEVKDNPLFGIFGAKGWEWISLTVLLGGCWLLYRKIISWHIPVGVLAGLFTLASLFYFINPNHYPSPLFHLFSGATMLCAFFIATDPVTAATSDKGRLIYGICIGCLIYIIRTWGGYPDGVAFAVLLMNMAVPALDYVTQPRVFGEK, encoded by the coding sequence ATGAATTTTATTCAGCAATCTGCACCGTATGCCCATGCGCCAACGCATGTTTCACAAATCATGCGCCAAGTGCTCTATGCCCTACTACCTGCTATTAGCATTTACGTCTGGTTTTTCGGCTGGGGTATCGTTATCAACCTCTTTATTGCCAGCCTTACCGCTATCACCGTCGAAAGCCTCATGCTCTGGCTACGTGGCTATCCCCTGCGCCTTTTCCTCAACGACAGCAGCGCGCTCGTCATGGCATGGCTACTCGCTTTCGCCCTCCCCCCCTTTACTATCTGGTGGATGACTATACTCGGCGTTGCCTTTGGGCTTATCTTCGCCAAACATATTTATGGCGGACTTGGCAACAACCCCTTTAACCCCGCCATGGTCGGCTATGCCCTCCTGCTCATCTCCTTCCCTGCCGATATGAGTCGCTGGCCCTCCGTCAATGCCCTACTAGAACACTACCCCACCTTTACAGACAGCCTTAGCCTCAGCTTTTACGGGCAAAGTCTCAGCGGATTCACCGTTGATGCCATCACAGGCGCGACCCCCTTAGACACCATGCGTATTGGACTAGGACAACTCCGCTCCGTCACCGAAGTGAAAGACAACCCCCTATTTGGTATCTTCGGCGCGAAAGGTTGGGAATGGATAAGTCTCACCGTTCTACTGGGCGGATGCTGGCTACTCTACCGAAAAATCATCAGCTGGCATATTCCTGTTGGTGTACTCGCGGGACTTTTCACCCTCGCCAGCCTCTTCTACTTCATCAACCCCAACCACTACCCCTCTCCGCTCTTCCACCTCTTCAGCGGAGCCACCATGTTATGCGCCTTCTTCATCGCCACAGACCCCGTTACCGCTGCCACCTCCGACAAAGGACGACTGATTTACGGCATTTGCATCGGCTGTCTGATATACATCATCCGCACATGGGGGGGATACCCTGATGGCGTTGCCTTTGCCGTACTCCTCATGAATATGGCAGTACCAGCCCTAGACTACGTCACCCAACCCCGCGTTTTTGGCGAGAAATAA
- the rsxG gene encoding electron transport complex subunit RsxG yields the protein MLTLLDKFPSPIRAMLILTFFGIIGSALVAISYAITAAQIQANERAVLTRNLAVLVPDSLHDNDLSNDTKQIANAQALGIADPVTIYRARQQGNPTAVVLNIVAPDGYSGNIYLLVAIAYDGTLLGVRTVSHQETPGLGDAIEERRSAWILNFTGKSLTNPAENGWKVKRDGGTFDQFSGATITPRAVVKAVHKALLFYREEKAGLFD from the coding sequence ATGCTCACCCTGCTAGACAAATTCCCCAGCCCCATTCGTGCCATGCTGATACTCACCTTTTTCGGCATTATTGGCAGTGCCCTCGTTGCTATCAGCTACGCCATCACCGCTGCACAAATCCAAGCCAACGAACGCGCCGTATTAACCCGTAATCTTGCCGTCCTCGTCCCTGACAGCCTCCACGATAATGACTTAAGCAACGACACCAAACAAATCGCCAACGCCCAAGCCCTAGGCATTGCCGACCCTGTAACCATCTACCGCGCCCGCCAACAAGGCAACCCCACTGCCGTTGTGCTTAACATTGTCGCCCCTGACGGCTATAGCGGAAATATTTACTTGCTTGTAGCCATTGCCTACGACGGCACATTATTAGGCGTGCGCACCGTTTCCCACCAAGAAACCCCAGGGCTTGGCGATGCAATAGAAGAACGCCGTTCTGCATGGATTTTAAACTTTACGGGCAAGTCACTGACAAACCCAGCAGAAAATGGCTGGAAAGTCAAACGCGACGGCGGGACTTTCGACCAATTCAGTGGCGCGACCATTACCCCCCGCGCGGTGGTGAAAGCGGTACATAAAGCCTTGTTGTTTTATCGGGAGGAAAAAGCGGGGTTGTTTGATTAA